From a region of the Sebastes umbrosus isolate fSebUmb1 chromosome 10, fSebUmb1.pri, whole genome shotgun sequence genome:
- the cdt1 gene encoding DNA replication factor Cdt1 has product MSTTCTRTRTSTMSQARVTDFFSQRKKGAAGSVKAAQQRRSGIRSRISTNVASTRSRSSKNTVDLLCSSSVHEEFVRVIDEAAELTVGAGPDGKPAEHPPSSPQTPKRSSAETEFDLGAAVFSATADHSTAKKRRQAEVVSAAKAAVDVPEKAPRRKARKRLLLPQDTPQLRPSEVTQLRPGDHLQTNSSPQRSPVNSRDSGGRASKALCREDIATLKSCLQRIKKHTEEFTSAASASKSSSSSSPSSPAASALNSTTPPVPKTTTPATPDATALKFSVAQVRELAAKAQRRKEEREAKESKLSETPAQDSTEQPAYQRYHTLAQAAPPGLSLPYQYKVLAEMFRSMDTVVAMLYNRCETATFTKIKQGVQDMMHRRFEESHVGQIKTVFPEAYTFRQEKNVPTFNSSVKKSRYQLTVEPVILSDQTGARPVLAASRLLERRHIFHLNQVSIVKQHHKVFLSSLVPPVSVPEDKLTRWHPRFNVDTVPAIFTSPLPQPPHIDTLATAQEVLDKARSLITPKMERALVSLALKTEDKEPTSPQNPAAPQASAQVPTALKGVSQSLLDRIRAKEAQKLQAAMTRNPTQEERLLMMSRLPELARILRNVFVAEKKPSLIMEVACNRTVASYRSALSTGEMEKHIRLLAEVAADWLTIHPIRKDFYLKLNKNMELNIVLDKLSNKLREEERI; this is encoded by the exons ATGTCCACCACCTgcaccagaaccagaacctcCACCATGTCTCAGGCTCGAGTTACTGACTTCTTCTCCCAGAGAAAGAAGGGCGCCGCCGGCTCAGTGAAAGCAGCCCAGCAGCGCAGGTCTGGGATCAGGTCTAGGATCAGCACTAACGTCGCCAGCACCAGGTCCAGATCCTCGAAGAACACAGTTGACCTCCTTTGTTCGTCCTCCGTCCACGAAGAGTTTGTCCGAGTTATCGACGAGGCCGCGGAGCTAACCGTCGGAGCGGGTCCTGACGGTAAGCCCGCCGAGCATCCTCCCTCGAGTCCCCAGACACCGAAGCGGAGCTCGGCCGAGACAGAGTTCGACCTCGGGGCCGCCGTGTTTTCAGCCACCGCCGACCACAGCACGGCAAAGAAGAGGCGGCAGGCGGAGGTCGTTAGTGCCGCTAAAGCTGCCGTTGACGTCCCGGAGAAAGCACCTAGGAGGAAGGCCAGGAAGAGACTGCTCCTCCCTCAGGACACCCCGCAG cTCCGGCCCAGTGAGGTGACCCAGCTCCGGCCCGGTGACCACCTCCAAACCAACAGCTCTCCACAGAGGAGTCCAGTCAACAGCAGGGACAGTGGAGGACGGGCCAGCAAG gCTTTGTGTAGAGAGGACATCGCAACCCTCAAGTCTTGCCTTCAGAGGATcaagaaacacacagaggaatTCACCAGCGCTGCTTCAGCTTCgaaatcctcctcttcctcctctccctcctctccagctgCTTCAGCTCTCAACAGTACCACCCCCCCTGTCCCAAAAACCACAACGCCTGCCACCCCTGATGCTACGGCCCTCAAGTTCTCTGTAGCACAAGTCCGAGAGCTTGCAGCCAAAGCTCAgcggaggaaggaggagagagaggccaAGGAGAGCAAGCTGAGTGAGACACCAGCCCAGGACAG TACTGAGCAGCCTGCATACCAGCGGTACCACACTCTCGCCCAAGCGGCCCCCCCAGGTCTATCCCTGCCTTACCAGTACAAGGTCCTGGCTGAGATGTTCAGGAGCATGGACACGGTGGTCGCCATGCTGTACAACCGCTGTGAGACGGCCACCTTCACCAAGATCAAACAGGGCGTTCAGGACATGATGCACAG GCGCTTTGAGGAGAGCCACGTTGGTCAGATAAAGACGGTGTTTCCTGAAGCCTACACATTCAGACAGGAGAAGAACGTCCCAACCTTCAACAGCAGCGTTAAGAAGAGCCGCTACCAGCTCACTGTGGAGCCCGTCATTCtctctg ACCAGACTGGAGCTCGTCCTGTCCTGGCAGCCTCTCGCCTCCTGGAGAGAAGACACATCTTCCACCTGAATCAGGTCTCCATAGTCAAACAGCACCACAAG GTCTTCCTGTCCTCGTTGGTTCCTCCGGTGTCCGTTCCAGAAGACAAACTGACCCGCTGGCACCCTCGCTTTAACGTGGACACTGTGCCAGCCATCTTCACGAGCCCGCTGCCGCAGCCTCCTCACATCGACACGCTGGCCACAGCTCAGGAGGTGCTGGACAAGGCTCGCTCACTCATCACACCAAAG ATGGAGAGGGCTCTGGTTTCCCTGGCTCTGAAGACAGAAGATAAAGAGCCAACATCTCCACAGAACCCAGCAGCACCCCAAGCATCAGCTCAGGTCCCAACTGCCCTGAAAGGAGTGTCCCAGTCCCTGCTGGACCGG attCGGGCGAAGGAGGCCCAGAAGCTCCAGGCAGCCATGACTCGAAACCCCACCCAGGAGGAGCGTCTGCTGATGATGTCACGGCTCCCCGAGCTGGCCAGGATCCTCCGCAATGTTTTTGTAGCAGAGAAGAAACCGTCTCTGATAATGGAGGTGGCCTGTAACAGGACGGTGGCCAGCTACAGATCTGCTCTCAGCACAG GTGAAATGGAGAAACACATCCGTCTGCTGGCAGAAGTGGCTGCTGATTGGCTGACCATTCATCCTATCAGGAAGGACTTCTACCTGAAGTTGAACAAGAACATGGAGCTCAACATAGTTCTGGACAAACTGAGCAACAAACtacgagaggaggagagaatcTGA